The Chryseobacterium sp. G0186 genome includes the window TGTTCTGAAGCAGGGTGAATTTTAATTAATCTTAAAAAGCCATTTGACATTAGATTCATCAACCAGATAAATGGCTTGAAAACCGTATAGAAAACCCTCAGGGGAACCGCAGTTGCCATGGTGGTTGCTTCTGATTTTCTGATGGCTATGGATTTGGGGATAAGTTCACCAAATACAATATGCATAACGGTAATCAGTACAAAGCTGGTGGCTACCGAAATGGTGGTAATCGTTGTCTGAGTTAAATCAACACTCAAAGACGTAAAAATATTTTCAAAAATATGATGCAGAGCGCTCTCTCCTACCCATCCAAGGGCAAGTGATGCCAATGTAATACCTAATTGTGTAGCGGAAAGATATTCATCAAGATGCTTGATGATATGTTCTGCCTGCTTAGCCATAGAATCACCCTCTGCGGCTTTTATTTGGATTTGTGAGTAACGAACTTTAACAATTGAAAATTCTGCGGCTACGAAGAAGCCATTTAGTAAAACAAGAAATAAGGCCAGCAAAAGCCTGACTATGTCCGAGTCCATTTAGAAGTTGTATAAATTTTATTAGCTACAAAGATATGCAAAATATAAATAACCTGAATCTGTATAAGTTATTTCAATGGAGGATTTTTTGAAGAAGAAAAACAGGGTCATATAAGGTAGCTATTTTAGAATAAAAAAAATAATTGGACCCTGTCTTCAATTTGATCCTAAAAAGAAGATTTTTGTATACCCAATAGCCTTTTTAAACTTTTAAGCACCAAAAAAAGCACCGATAGAATCGATGCTTTTGATAGTATATTAAAATAATTCTTACGAATTTTTCAAAGCTTCTGCTCCGGAAACAATTTCCAAGATTTCGTTGGTAATTGCAGCCTGTCTTGCTTTGTTGTAGAAGATCTTCAGATCATTTCTAAGGGCCTCTGCATTGTCTGTTGCCTTGTGCATTGCAGTCATTCTCGCTCCATGCTCAGATGCTACTGAATCTAAAATTGCCTTGAAAACCTGAGTTTTGATAGACTTTGGAATCAAATTATCCAAGATCTCCGCTCTGTTTGGTTCAAAGATATAATCTGTTTCAACCTGTGGCTCTGTAGTTTCGGGCATTGAGATTGGAAGAAGTTGTTCTGTAGTTACTTCCTGGGTTGCAGCATTAACGAATTTATTGTAAATAACATACACTTCATCAAATTTACCTTCTTTAAAGCTAGTCATTACCCCTTCTGTAACATTAGCAACCATATCAAAGTTCAGATTATCATAAACAGAACTTCCGTTAGTATATACTGTACGGGTTCTTCTTACGGCATCATATACTTTTTTACCTACAGGAAGAACTTCAACCTCATATTGAGAATTGTTCTGAAACTGTTGGTTAAGTTCTTTTACAATTGATGAGTTAAAAGCTCCTGCAAGACCTCTGTTTGAAGTAACAGCGATAAAAAGGACTCTTTTAACCTCTCTTTTCTGAGCATATACAGAAATCTGATCAGGATCAGAGCTAGAATTTACATTCTGGATAAGCTCCTGTAATTTTTCAGAATAAGGTCTCAACATTACAATTGCGTCCTGTGCTTTTTTAAGTTTCGCAGCGGAAACCATTTTCATAGCACGGGTAATCTGCATCGTAGATGAAATTGACGTAATTCTGCCTCGTATTTCTTTTAAGTTTGCCATATTGGGTTAGTTGTTGGTTGTCGGCTGTTGGTTGCTAGTTTTAGAAAATTCTGTCAACTATCAACCAACAACCATCAACTAATTTTAGTTGTATTTAGAAGCTAAATCGTTAGCTGCCTGCTTAAGAACACCTGTAATATCGTTATCAATTTTTCCAGATTTAATTGCAGCCATTGTATCAGGGTGCTTAGATCTTAGGAACTCGATATATTCGTGTTGGAATTCTTTAATCTTGTTCAATGGAACGTTTCTCATTAAGTTTTCTGTTCCAGCGTATACGATTGCCACCTGACTGTCTACAGGAAGCGGAGCATTTACCGGCTGCTTAAGGATTTCTACGTTTCTTTCTCCTTTAGAGATAACTGCTAAAGTAGAAGCATCAAGATCAGAACCAAACTTAGCAAACGCTTCAAGTTCTTTATATTGAGCCTGGTCTAATTTAAGAGTACCAGAAACTTTTTTCATTGATTTGATCTGAGCATTACCACCTACTCTCGATACAGAGATCCCCACGTTGATCGCTGGACGAACTCCTGAGTTGAATAGATCAGACTCCAAGAAGATCTGTCCGTCTGTAATAGAGATTACGTTTGTAGGAATATATGCAGAAACGTCACCAGCCTGAGTTTCGATGATTGGAAGAGCGGTTAATGAACCACCACCTTTCACGATTGGTCTAAGAGACTCTGGTAAGTCATTCATTTGCTTAGCAATGTTATCATCAGCGATTACTTTTGCAGCTCTTTCCAATAGTCTTGAGTGAAGATAGAAAACGTCTCCAGGATAAGCTTCACGGCCCGGTGGTCTTCTTAATAGTAGAGAAAGCTCACGGTAAGCAACAGCTTGTTTAGATAAATCATCATAAACGATCAATGCTGGTCTACCAGTGTCTCTGAAGAACTCTCCAATAGAAGCTCCTGCCATTGCAGAATATACCTGCATTGGAACTGGATCTGATGCGTTAGCCGCAACAATTACAGTATATGCTAAAGCTCCTTTATCAGAAAGTGTTTTAACGATTTGTGCTACTGTAGAAGCTTTTTGACCGATCGCAACATATATACAATATACAGGCTTACCTGCATCAAAAAATTCTCTTTGGTTGATGATGGTATCAATCGCAACAGTAGTTTTACCTGTCTGTCTGTCACCAATGATAAGCTCTCTTTGTCCTCTTCCTACAGGAATCATCGCATCAATTGCAA containing:
- the atpG gene encoding ATP synthase F1 subunit gamma, whose product is MANLKEIRGRITSISSTMQITRAMKMVSAAKLKKAQDAIVMLRPYSEKLQELIQNVNSSSDPDQISVYAQKREVKRVLFIAVTSNRGLAGAFNSSIVKELNQQFQNNSQYEVEVLPVGKKVYDAVRRTRTVYTNGSSVYDNLNFDMVANVTEGVMTSFKEGKFDEVYVIYNKFVNAATQEVTTEQLLPISMPETTEPQVETDYIFEPNRAEILDNLIPKSIKTQVFKAILDSVASEHGARMTAMHKATDNAEALRNDLKIFYNKARQAAITNEILEIVSGAEALKNS
- the atpA gene encoding F0F1 ATP synthase subunit alpha, producing MAEINPAEVSAILKQQLANFDTQSNVEEVGTVLTIGDGIARVYGLENVQYGELVKFSSDVEGIVLNLEEDNVGVALLGESKLVKEGDTVRRTNRISSIKVGEGMLGRVVDTLGNPIDGKGPITGELYEMPLERKAPGVIFRQPVTEPLQSGIVAIDAMIPVGRGQRELIIGDRQTGKTTVAIDTIINQREFFDAGKPVYCIYVAIGQKASTVAQIVKTLSDKGALAYTVIVAANASDPVPMQVYSAMAGASIGEFFRDTGRPALIVYDDLSKQAVAYRELSLLLRRPPGREAYPGDVFYLHSRLLERAAKVIADDNIAKQMNDLPESLRPIVKGGGSLTALPIIETQAGDVSAYIPTNVISITDGQIFLESDLFNSGVRPAINVGISVSRVGGNAQIKSMKKVSGTLKLDQAQYKELEAFAKFGSDLDASTLAVISKGERNVEILKQPVNAPLPVDSQVAIVYAGTENLMRNVPLNKIKEFQHEYIEFLRSKHPDTMAAIKSGKIDNDITGVLKQAANDLASKYN